The following proteins are encoded in a genomic region of Halopelagius longus:
- a CDS encoding NADP-dependent malic enzyme, with amino-acid sequence MSLDDDAREYHREDPPGKIEISTTKPTNTQRDLSLAYSPGVAAPCRDIDGDSEAAYEYTAKGNLVGVVSDGSAVLGLGDIGAQASKPVMEGKGVLFKRFADIDVFDVELDASDVDEFVGTVSAMEPTFGGINLEDIKAPECFEIEERLREEMSVPVFHDDQHGTAIISGAALLNAVDIAGKELDEVRVTFAGAGAAATATARFYVSLGVRPENIVMCDIDGVLTTERAEAGDLNEYNREFARDVPAGGLAEAMEGADVFVGLSAGGIVSQEMVRSMAEDPIIFAMANPDPEIGYEEAKEARDDTVIMATGRSDYPNQVNNVLGFPFIFRGALDARATEINEEMKRAAAHALADLAKQDVPDAVVKAYSDQPLQYGPDYVIPKPLDTRVLFEVSAAVAQAAINSGVARRDIDLETYHEQLEARVGKSLEMLRVVLNKAQNDPKRVVLAEGNDEKMIRAAARMESEGIATPLLVGDRGTIESVVETRGLDYDPRVVDPTADELEEYADRLHRLRRRKGLTRREAAELVRTDPNYLASVMVEEGDADAMLTGLTHHYPSALRPPLQVVGTKEDADYAAGVYMLTVADRVIFCADATVNRDPDADVLAEVARHTADLARRFNVDPRVAFLSYSDFGSVDNPGTRKPRDAARALRDDPAVEFPVDGEMQADTAVVEDVLADSYEFSELDGPANVLVFPNLEAGNVGYKLLQRLGDAEAVGPMLVGMDKPVHVIQRGDEVGDIVNLAAVAVVDAQQE; translated from the coding sequence ATGTCACTCGACGACGACGCGCGGGAGTACCACCGCGAGGACCCGCCGGGGAAGATAGAGATTTCGACGACCAAGCCGACGAACACCCAACGCGACCTGAGTCTCGCGTACTCGCCGGGCGTCGCCGCGCCGTGCCGCGACATCGACGGAGATTCGGAGGCGGCGTACGAGTACACCGCCAAGGGTAATCTCGTCGGCGTCGTCTCGGACGGATCCGCCGTCCTCGGACTCGGTGACATCGGCGCGCAGGCGTCGAAGCCCGTCATGGAGGGGAAGGGCGTCCTCTTCAAGCGGTTCGCAGACATCGACGTGTTCGACGTCGAACTCGACGCGAGCGACGTAGACGAGTTCGTCGGAACCGTCAGCGCGATGGAACCGACGTTCGGCGGCATCAACTTGGAGGACATCAAGGCCCCCGAGTGTTTCGAGATAGAGGAACGACTCCGCGAGGAGATGTCCGTTCCCGTCTTCCACGACGACCAACACGGGACGGCGATCATCTCCGGGGCGGCCCTCCTCAACGCGGTCGATATCGCGGGCAAGGAGTTAGACGAGGTTCGGGTCACCTTCGCCGGGGCCGGCGCCGCCGCGACGGCCACCGCGCGCTTCTACGTCTCTCTCGGGGTCCGACCGGAGAACATCGTCATGTGCGACATCGACGGCGTCCTCACGACCGAACGCGCGGAGGCCGGCGACCTGAACGAGTACAACCGCGAGTTCGCGCGCGACGTTCCCGCGGGCGGACTCGCGGAGGCGATGGAGGGTGCGGACGTGTTCGTCGGCCTCTCCGCCGGCGGCATCGTCTCCCAAGAGATGGTGCGGTCGATGGCCGAGGACCCCATCATCTTCGCGATGGCGAACCCGGACCCCGAAATCGGCTACGAGGAGGCCAAAGAGGCCAGAGACGACACCGTGATTATGGCGACTGGTCGCTCGGACTACCCCAACCAAGTAAACAACGTGCTCGGGTTCCCGTTCATCTTCCGCGGCGCGTTGGACGCGCGAGCGACGGAGATAAACGAGGAGATGAAACGCGCCGCCGCCCACGCACTCGCGGACTTAGCCAAGCAGGACGTGCCAGACGCCGTCGTGAAGGCCTACAGCGACCAACCCCTCCAGTACGGCCCCGACTACGTCATCCCGAAACCGCTCGACACCCGCGTCCTGTTCGAGGTGTCCGCCGCCGTCGCGCAGGCGGCGATAAACAGCGGCGTCGCCCGGCGAGATATCGACTTGGAGACGTACCACGAGCAACTCGAAGCGCGCGTCGGGAAGTCCTTGGAGATGCTCCGCGTCGTCCTCAACAAAGCGCAGAACGACCCCAAGCGCGTCGTCCTCGCGGAGGGGAACGACGAGAAGATGATCCGCGCGGCCGCCCGGATGGAGTCGGAGGGAATCGCGACGCCCCTCCTCGTCGGCGACAGGGGAACCATCGAGTCGGTCGTCGAGACCCGCGGACTGGACTACGACCCCCGCGTCGTCGACCCGACGGCGGACGAACTCGAGGAGTACGCCGACAGGCTCCACCGCCTCCGCCGCCGGAAGGGCCTGACCCGGCGCGAGGCCGCCGAACTCGTCCGAACCGACCCGAACTACCTCGCCAGCGTGATGGTCGAGGAGGGCGACGCCGACGCGATGCTGACCGGCCTGACGCACCACTACCCCTCGGCGCTTCGACCGCCGTTGCAGGTCGTCGGTACGAAGGAGGACGCCGACTACGCCGCCGGGGTGTACATGCTCACCGTCGCCGACCGGGTGATATTCTGCGCCGACGCGACGGTCAATCGGGACCCGGACGCCGACGTCCTCGCGGAAGTCGCCCGCCACACCGCCGACCTCGCGCGCCGGTTCAACGTCGACCCGCGCGTCGCGTTCCTCTCGTACTCGGACTTCGGAAGCGTCGATAACCCGGGGACGCGGAAACCTCGCGACGCGGCGCGGGCGTTGCGCGACGACCCGGCCGTCGAGTTCCCCGTCGACGGCGAGATGCAGGCCGACACCGCCGTCGTCGAGGACGTCCTCGCGGACTCCTACGAGTTCTCCGAACTGGACGGACCGGCGAACGTCCTCGTGTTCCCGAACCTGGAGGCGGGCAACGTCGGGTACAAACTCCTCCAACGACTCGGCGACGCCGAAGCCGTCGGCCCGATGCTCGTCGGCATGGACAAGCCCGTCCACGTCATCCAACGCGGCGACGAGGTGGGCGACATCGTCAATCTCGCGGCGGTGGCAGTCGTGGACGCCCAACAGGAGTAG
- a CDS encoding ABC transporter substrate-binding protein gives MASTVDGTDETASQPTGRSDGQSDVRTDDQSEEYSRRKFMETAAAASAAGVTALAGCSSGDGGTDGNGEQDFLWWTMRGYIPAETEAIKQTAKGYEDAADANVNVTTEVVVWDQVFQEWSASIEGRSMPNVSEMACEHAADFGQRGAARPNTELFNTYDDWYDTISKWGQFDGEYWGMPWFMELRTSHVNMNLLEEAGVSKPPETWAELIETGQAVSENTDASGFTTPGATDFPTGQNLTAMTHQSGGSFYGHSDGKFSVEIDSPASLFAHLWALSLREKWDIAPGGWGGIDSTSGEELYRERRTAIAHLPTDLARSLVDPQEGVSDENKELAEATELTPMPAGPNGERQSFMGGSCMTTFKQNVTRHDIDDKISLGFMDYMTQPDQLDKYFPVSAPNFLPVRSGQEEMELFTDNPTEIPDSWLDARLEQAPNAVRYGVTGAGRVAPFMGSVESNTTGYSTAISGMIGSETDPKKALKAMADKARSGINNADYLDYEVEAPEEPSLDDAPDEVQPWITGDGVPKIYNPYE, from the coding sequence ATGGCGTCGACAGTGGATGGTACGGACGAAACAGCATCGCAACCGACCGGGAGGTCCGACGGCCAGTCGGACGTCCGGACGGACGACCAATCCGAGGAGTACTCGCGCCGGAAGTTCATGGAGACGGCCGCCGCGGCGAGTGCGGCGGGCGTGACGGCCCTCGCCGGGTGCAGTAGCGGCGACGGCGGTACCGACGGCAACGGCGAACAGGACTTCCTGTGGTGGACGATGCGGGGGTACATCCCCGCGGAGACGGAGGCCATCAAGCAGACGGCCAAAGGGTACGAGGACGCCGCGGACGCGAACGTCAACGTCACCACCGAAGTCGTCGTCTGGGACCAAGTGTTCCAGGAGTGGAGTGCCTCCATCGAGGGCCGTTCGATGCCGAACGTCTCCGAGATGGCGTGCGAACACGCCGCCGACTTCGGTCAACGCGGCGCGGCGCGTCCGAACACGGAACTGTTCAACACGTACGACGACTGGTACGACACCATCTCGAAGTGGGGGCAGTTCGACGGCGAGTACTGGGGGATGCCGTGGTTCATGGAGCTTCGAACGAGCCACGTCAACATGAACCTCTTAGAGGAGGCGGGCGTCTCCAAGCCGCCGGAGACGTGGGCCGAACTCATCGAGACCGGACAGGCCGTCTCCGAGAACACCGACGCCTCCGGGTTCACGACGCCCGGTGCGACGGACTTCCCGACCGGTCAGAACCTGACGGCGATGACGCACCAGTCCGGCGGGTCGTTTTACGGCCACTCCGACGGGAAGTTCAGCGTCGAAATCGACAGTCCCGCGTCGCTGTTCGCCCACCTCTGGGCGCTGAGCCTCCGCGAGAAGTGGGACATCGCCCCCGGCGGTTGGGGCGGCATCGACAGCACCTCCGGCGAGGAACTCTACCGCGAGAGGCGGACGGCCATCGCTCACCTCCCGACGGACCTCGCTCGCAGTCTCGTCGACCCGCAGGAAGGCGTCTCCGACGAGAACAAGGAGTTGGCCGAGGCGACGGAACTGACGCCGATGCCGGCGGGGCCGAACGGCGAACGCCAGTCCTTCATGGGCGGCAGTTGCATGACGACGTTCAAGCAGAACGTCACCCGCCACGACATCGACGACAAGATTTCGCTCGGCTTCATGGACTACATGACCCAACCCGACCAGTTGGACAAGTACTTCCCCGTCTCCGCGCCGAACTTCCTCCCCGTCCGGAGCGGACAGGAGGAGATGGAACTGTTCACCGACAACCCGACGGAGATTCCGGACTCGTGGCTCGACGCCCGCCTCGAACAGGCCCCGAACGCGGTCCGCTACGGCGTCACCGGCGCGGGACGCGTCGCCCCGTTCATGGGTTCCGTCGAGAGCAACACGACCGGCTACTCGACGGCCATCTCGGGGATGATCGGTTCCGAGACGGACCCGAAGAAGGCGCTCAAGGCCATGGCCGACAAGGCTCGCTCGGGGATAAACAACGCCGACTACCTCGACTACGAGGTGGAGGCGCCCGAGGAACCGTCGCTCGATGACGCTCCCGACGAGGTCCAACCGTGGATTACCGGCGACGGCGTGCCGAAAATCTACAACCCCTACGAGTAA
- a CDS encoding carbohydrate ABC transporter permease, with protein sequence MARNTSAVGGVTIPEEYQYWLSKESLWGWLFLLPTLAALGLISVVPILRGIVLSFYEYGGLREDVFVGFENYARVFALPDFWVVMKNTFVWSFTAVVLMAILGLGFAILLNREFRGRSIATTLLLLPWTIPFIAVALNWTLLFNYELGMFNGLLEVLGFQGVEWLGRSRYALFSVTMAYVWRNFPFFMITFLAAMKGIPQDLYEAAQVDGSTRLDLFRHITLPFLQPIGIVTTLLQSLWTLNHFTLVFVMTSGGPGNSSMVLPVYIYRQAFIQNNFGVAAAIAVVMLVIMLGYGLVYLRLYEDEVGGK encoded by the coding sequence ATGGCAAGAAACACCTCGGCAGTCGGTGGAGTCACTATCCCGGAGGAGTACCAGTACTGGCTCTCGAAGGAGAGCCTCTGGGGGTGGCTGTTCCTACTGCCAACGTTGGCGGCGTTGGGTCTCATCAGCGTCGTCCCCATCCTCCGAGGTATCGTTCTGAGCTTCTACGAGTACGGCGGACTCAGAGAGGACGTCTTCGTCGGGTTCGAGAACTACGCCCGCGTGTTCGCACTCCCGGACTTCTGGGTGGTGATGAAGAACACGTTCGTCTGGTCGTTCACGGCGGTGGTGTTGATGGCGATTTTGGGTCTGGGATTCGCCATCCTCCTGAACCGCGAGTTCAGAGGGCGCTCTATAGCGACGACGCTCCTCTTGCTCCCGTGGACGATTCCGTTCATCGCCGTCGCCCTGAACTGGACGCTGCTGTTCAACTACGAACTCGGGATGTTCAACGGGCTCCTCGAAGTGCTCGGGTTCCAAGGCGTCGAGTGGCTCGGCCGGTCGCGGTACGCGCTGTTTTCGGTGACGATGGCGTACGTCTGGCGGAACTTCCCGTTCTTCATGATCACCTTCCTCGCGGCGATGAAGGGTATCCCGCAGGACCTCTACGAGGCGGCGCAGGTCGACGGCTCGACACGGCTCGACCTGTTCCGGCACATCACCCTTCCCTTCCTCCAGCCCATCGGCATCGTGACGACGCTCCTGCAGAGCCTGTGGACGCTCAACCACTTCACGCTCGTCTTCGTGATGACGAGCGGCGGTCCCGGAAACTCCTCTATGGTGTTGCCGGTGTACATCTACCGGCAGGCGTTCATCCAGAACAACTTCGGCGTCGCGGCGGCCATCGCCGTCGTGATGCTCGTCATCATGCTCGGCTACGGACTGGTCTACCTGCGGCTCTACGAGGACGAAGTCGGAGGGAAATAA
- a CDS encoding carbohydrate ABC transporter permease encodes MASKTRDTDELLGFEVSPKVAAWAKTLGFHALLWSSIFVVLMPVLWMIVVSLNQVAFDTFIQNPGAWLEGANLDAYRRMLYETNFIGWFRNSVIVTVGSTVLSIVICTFGAYSIGRLRFKGRKAVATFLLMTQMFPLILVAVPLFLIFRNIGLFNSLLGLTIAYVAFVLPFSIWMLRGFYENLPEALEEAAMIDGSTRVGAVIRVIVPLSSPAIATTAIFAWIFAWNEFVMALILINDDAKTTLPPGLSSWVGQYTLQWDLLMAGALGATLPLFIILFFLQKYIINGLAEGAVKT; translated from the coding sequence ATGGCAAGCAAAACACGAGACACGGACGAACTGCTCGGCTTCGAGGTGTCCCCGAAGGTCGCAGCGTGGGCGAAGACGCTCGGCTTCCACGCGCTGCTTTGGTCGTCGATATTCGTCGTGCTGATGCCGGTGCTGTGGATGATAGTCGTCTCGCTGAATCAGGTGGCGTTCGACACGTTCATCCAGAACCCGGGGGCGTGGCTCGAAGGTGCGAACCTCGACGCCTACCGCCGCATGCTGTACGAGACGAACTTCATCGGGTGGTTCCGCAACAGCGTCATCGTCACGGTGGGTTCGACGGTGCTCAGCATCGTCATCTGTACGTTCGGCGCCTACAGCATCGGCCGACTCCGGTTCAAGGGTCGGAAGGCGGTGGCGACGTTCCTGTTGATGACGCAGATGTTCCCGCTCATCTTGGTGGCGGTGCCGCTGTTTCTCATCTTCCGCAACATCGGCCTGTTCAACAGTCTCCTCGGCCTCACGATAGCGTACGTCGCGTTCGTGCTTCCGTTCTCCATCTGGATGCTGCGGGGGTTCTACGAGAACCTCCCCGAGGCGCTGGAGGAGGCGGCGATGATAGACGGGAGCACGCGCGTCGGCGCGGTCATCCGAGTCATCGTTCCCCTGTCGTCGCCGGCGATAGCGACCACCGCCATCTTCGCGTGGATCTTCGCGTGGAACGAGTTCGTGATGGCGCTCATCCTCATCAACGACGACGCGAAGACGACGCTGCCGCCGGGACTCAGTTCGTGGGTCGGTCAGTACACCCTCCAGTGGGACCTGCTCATGGCCGGCGCCCTCGGCGCGACGCTTCCGTTGTTCATCATCCTGTTCTTCCTCCAGAAGTACATCATCAACGGCCTCGCCGAGGGTGCGGTCAAGACCTGA
- a CDS encoding ABC transporter ATP-binding protein — translation MSRILFDSVTKRYEGDVLAVDEFDLEIEDGEFLTLVGPSGSGKSTLLRMLAGLEEITDGEIRIGDTPVNRLPPRKRDIAMVFQNYALYPHLSVRDNMAFGLKRSTDLPAEEINERVREAAELMGIGELLDQKPKHLSGGQRQRVATGRAIVRDPAVFLFDEPLSNLDAKLRKHMRTELQRLQQTFETTTIYVTHDQEEAMTMSDRIAILNHGTLQQVGPPREVYNRPKNTFVAQFIGSPSMNMFVSELDLSGEQARFTGDIELPIPRRQAEAIAARSDADRFLLGVRPEHIHVHETPTEESVRAFVDIIEPLGSNDLLYFDLEDHVDVSSVVAGGIDIGADEQGDREEYKVFIEPDSIPQRYERSDDPVYLTFDTEHVHVFDPNTGENLSLSTASVAEAQTESATGASD, via the coding sequence ATGAGCCGAATCCTATTCGACAGCGTAACGAAGCGGTACGAGGGCGACGTCCTCGCCGTGGACGAGTTCGACCTCGAAATCGAGGACGGGGAGTTCCTGACGCTCGTCGGTCCGAGCGGTTCCGGCAAATCGACGCTGCTCCGGATGCTCGCGGGCCTCGAAGAGATAACGGACGGCGAGATACGCATCGGCGACACGCCGGTCAACCGGCTTCCGCCGCGCAAGCGGGACATCGCGATGGTGTTTCAGAACTACGCGCTGTACCCCCACCTCTCGGTGCGGGACAACATGGCGTTCGGCCTCAAGCGCTCGACCGACCTCCCCGCCGAGGAAATAAACGAACGGGTGCGGGAGGCCGCCGAACTCATGGGCATCGGCGAACTCCTCGACCAGAAGCCGAAACATCTCTCCGGCGGTCAGCGTCAACGCGTGGCGACCGGTCGCGCCATCGTCCGCGACCCGGCCGTGTTCCTGTTCGACGAACCCCTCTCGAACCTCGATGCGAAACTCCGCAAGCACATGCGGACGGAACTCCAACGCCTCCAGCAGACGTTCGAGACGACGACGATCTACGTCACTCACGACCAAGAGGAGGCGATGACGATGAGCGACCGCATCGCCATCCTCAACCACGGAACGCTCCAGCAGGTGGGGCCGCCCCGCGAGGTGTACAACCGACCGAAGAACACGTTCGTCGCGCAGTTCATCGGCAGCCCCTCGATGAACATGTTCGTCTCCGAACTGGACCTCTCGGGCGAGCAGGCCCGGTTCACGGGCGACATCGAACTGCCGATTCCGAGGCGGCAGGCGGAGGCCATCGCCGCGCGAAGCGACGCCGACAGGTTCCTGTTGGGCGTCCGCCCGGAGCACATCCACGTCCACGAGACGCCGACGGAGGAGTCGGTGCGGGCGTTCGTGGACATCATCGAACCCCTCGGGAGCAACGACCTGCTGTACTTCGACTTGGAGGACCACGTCGACGTCTCGTCCGTCGTCGCCGGAGGCATCGACATCGGCGCGGACGAGCAAGGCGACAGAGAGGAGTACAAGGTGTTCATCGAACCGGATTCGATTCCCCAGCGGTACGAACGCAGCGACGACCCGGTGTATCTCACGTTCGACACGGAACACGTCCACGTGTTCGACCCGAACACCGGCGAGAACCTCAGTCTGAGCACCGCCTCGGTCGCCGAAGCCCAAACGGAGTCGGCGACGGGAGCGAGCGACTGA
- a CDS encoding TCP-1/cpn60 chaperonin family protein produces MIRDASEEMGGLVRSTLGPFGLDKMVVRRMPDDELRWFVSNDGSAIVEEFEGETDHPVAQRFVRAVENHEADYGDGSTTFVLLASELTTAAMDLVDRGVHPNDVIEGFSIGAQRTLERWNEATIPLTNAAGRLDRDRLRAVATTGMTNGREGEWQLGEFADTVVDAVLRVSDPKTGSVRLDHAKTVAVPGGSVSDSTLVDGVVLPETVVTGERLLPATGPVLLVDGSLKPRNLSANVNVSVEDDADTERIANGSRDSERIAATIAATGAVAVVVTGDADMAVAKELARHGAILLRNVKHTDFEYIKRATGATHRGPVRPNERIDPDILGHATVRFRDAGRDDDWVAFEPPAAAESPACTLVVRGGTQAAAEEAERRVRDSKNALRACVITPKALPAGGAAETAAAHAVRELAPRFGGREQLAVERFADVLESVPKTLARNAGLDPMDALADLRSRYAAGHRRTAISSDGSVVDDVTADGGGLDPYQIRVSGLIRAVEFVTALVRIDGVLLDERPPTAGRVLDDPETGPEGAMDG; encoded by the coding sequence ATGATACGGGACGCGTCGGAGGAGATGGGCGGACTGGTCCGCAGTACGCTCGGACCGTTCGGGTTGGACAAGATGGTCGTCCGTCGGATGCCAGACGACGAACTCCGCTGGTTCGTCAGCAACGACGGGAGCGCCATCGTAGAGGAGTTCGAAGGGGAGACGGACCATCCGGTCGCACAGCGCTTCGTTCGGGCCGTCGAGAACCACGAGGCCGACTACGGCGACGGGTCGACGACGTTCGTCCTCCTCGCATCCGAGCTTACGACCGCGGCGATGGACCTCGTCGACCGGGGCGTCCACCCGAACGACGTGATAGAGGGCTTCTCCATCGGCGCTCAGCGGACCTTAGAGCGGTGGAACGAGGCGACGATTCCGCTGACGAACGCCGCCGGGCGACTCGACCGCGACCGACTGCGCGCCGTCGCGACGACGGGGATGACGAACGGACGGGAGGGAGAGTGGCAACTCGGCGAGTTCGCCGACACGGTGGTCGATGCAGTCCTACGCGTCTCCGACCCGAAGACCGGGAGCGTTAGACTCGACCACGCGAAGACCGTCGCCGTCCCCGGCGGGAGCGTCTCGGACTCGACGCTCGTCGACGGAGTCGTCCTCCCGGAGACGGTCGTCACCGGGGAACGCCTCCTCCCGGCGACGGGGCCGGTGTTGCTCGTCGATGGGAGCCTCAAGCCCCGAAACCTCTCGGCGAACGTGAACGTCTCCGTCGAGGACGACGCCGACACCGAACGGATAGCGAACGGGAGCAGAGACAGCGAGCGAATTGCGGCGACCATCGCAGCGACCGGGGCCGTCGCGGTGGTCGTGACCGGCGACGCGGACATGGCCGTCGCCAAGGAGTTGGCCCGCCACGGAGCGATACTGCTTCGGAACGTCAAGCACACCGACTTCGAGTACATCAAGCGGGCCACCGGCGCGACGCACCGCGGACCGGTCCGCCCGAACGAGCGAATCGATCCCGACATCCTCGGTCACGCGACGGTGCGGTTCCGCGACGCCGGCCGCGACGACGACTGGGTCGCCTTCGAACCGCCCGCCGCCGCCGAGTCGCCCGCGTGCACGCTCGTCGTCCGCGGCGGAACGCAGGCGGCCGCGGAGGAGGCGGAGCGTCGCGTCAGGGATAGCAAGAACGCGCTCCGGGCGTGCGTCATAACGCCGAAGGCGCTTCCCGCGGGGGGAGCCGCGGAGACGGCGGCGGCGCACGCGGTCAGGGAACTCGCGCCGCGGTTCGGCGGACGAGAGCAGCTCGCGGTGGAGCGCTTCGCAGACGTGCTCGAATCCGTCCCGAAGACGCTGGCGAGAAACGCCGGGCTGGACCCGATGGACGCGCTGGCCGACCTGCGCTCGCGGTACGCGGCGGGTCACCGCCGGACTGCGATATCTAGCGACGGGAGCGTCGTCGACGACGTGACCGCCGACGGCGGCGGTCTGGACCCCTACCAGATTCGGGTGTCGGGGCTGATTCGCGCCGTCGAGTTCGTCACCGCCCTCGTCCGAATCGACGGGGTGCTGCTCGACGAACGCCCGCCGACGGCGGGCCGGGTGCTCGACGACCCGGAGACCGGCCCCGAAGGGGCGATGGACGGCTGA
- a CDS encoding fumarylacetoacetate hydrolase family protein, with protein sequence MRYYRLPGSKQRPSSDSLVVIDDGGDAYDLTAASDDLGSFTELARTANASDRSIDAIARDRIPDADRLETGDLDGDALLPVVADEVWAAGVTYRISEQAREAESGKPEVYIDVYDSERPELFLKATPSRTVGPNDSIGIRGDSEWDVPEPELGVVLHRGEVVGYTVGNDVSSRSIEGENPLYLPQAKVYDRCCAIGPCVATEDAVEDPHDLSMSLTIERDGDVVFEDATSTGEMATTCENLVEYLGRHNDLPETVVLLTGTALVPPETFTLAEGDRVTIDIDHIGRLVNDTVVV encoded by the coding sequence ATGCGGTATTACCGACTCCCTGGTAGCAAGCAGAGGCCATCTTCAGATTCGCTCGTCGTCATCGACGACGGCGGTGACGCGTACGACCTGACGGCGGCGTCGGACGACCTCGGCTCGTTCACCGAACTCGCTCGCACGGCGAACGCCAGCGACCGTTCCATCGACGCTATCGCACGCGACCGAATCCCGGACGCCGACCGCCTCGAAACCGGCGACTTGGACGGCGACGCGCTCCTTCCCGTCGTCGCAGACGAGGTGTGGGCGGCGGGCGTCACCTACCGCATCAGCGAGCAGGCCCGCGAAGCCGAGAGCGGCAAGCCGGAAGTGTACATCGACGTCTACGACAGCGAACGGCCGGAACTGTTCCTGAAGGCGACGCCGTCGCGGACGGTCGGTCCGAACGACTCCATCGGAATCCGCGGCGACTCCGAGTGGGACGTGCCGGAACCGGAACTGGGCGTCGTCCTCCACCGCGGAGAGGTGGTCGGCTACACCGTCGGCAACGACGTCTCCAGTCGGTCCATCGAGGGCGAAAACCCCCTCTACCTCCCGCAGGCGAAGGTGTACGACCGCTGCTGTGCCATCGGTCCCTGCGTCGCCACCGAGGACGCCGTCGAGGACCCCCACGACCTCTCGATGTCTCTCACCATCGAACGCGACGGCGACGTCGTGTTCGAGGACGCCACCTCCACGGGGGAGATGGCGACCACCTGCGAGAACCTCGTCGAGTACCTCGGCCGCCACAACGACCTTCCCGAGACGGTCGTGTTACTCACCGGCACCGCCCTCGTCCCGCCGGAGACGTTCACCCTCGCGGAGGGCGACCGAGTCACCATCGACATCGACCACATCGGACGCCTCGTCAACGACACCGTCGTCGTCTGA
- a CDS encoding ABC transporter ATP-binding protein, with protein sequence MSNDNSNASVTFNDTRKEYGDFVAVEGFNAHIEAGEFITIVGPSGSGKSTLLRMIAGLEEISAGDIQIDGKSVRGVEPQQRGIAMVFQNYALYPHMSVRKNMAYGLKLTTDLPDDEIDERVRETATMLEIEDLLSNKPANLSGGQQQRVATGRAIVRDPKIFLMDEPLSNLDAKLKVHMRTELQRLQEELGTTTIYVTHDQEEALTMSDRIIVLDKGELQQFGTPEEIYDRPANRFVADFIGSPAMNFFDVELSGSTLLGEGFEYSIPSSIAERISDTQATNSLELGVRPEDIWTGATGENAIPATVEVVENAGSDNYLYLDIEGQECRVRAESDVKPDVGDTLRVTFDPSDIHLFDTRTGENLLVEETGVATVSDEAPA encoded by the coding sequence ATGAGCAACGACAACTCGAACGCATCAGTCACGTTCAACGACACGAGAAAGGAGTACGGCGACTTCGTCGCCGTTGAGGGGTTCAACGCCCACATCGAAGCCGGGGAGTTCATCACCATCGTCGGTCCCTCGGGGTCGGGCAAATCGACCCTGTTGCGGATGATCGCCGGTCTCGAAGAGATTTCGGCCGGGGACATCCAAATCGACGGTAAGAGCGTCAGAGGCGTCGAACCGCAGCAGCGGGGAATCGCGATGGTGTTCCAGAACTACGCGCTGTACCCGCACATGAGCGTTCGCAAGAACATGGCGTACGGGCTGAAACTGACCACTGACCTCCCGGACGACGAAATCGACGAACGGGTCCGCGAGACGGCGACGATGCTCGAAATCGAGGACCTCTTGAGTAACAAACCGGCGAACCTCTCCGGCGGACAGCAACAGCGAGTCGCCACGGGGCGCGCCATCGTCCGCGACCCGAAGATATTCCTCATGGACGAACCGCTCTCGAACCTCGACGCGAAGCTGAAAGTGCACATGCGGACGGAACTGCAGCGTCTGCAGGAGGAGTTGGGGACGACGACGATCTACGTCACCCACGACCAAGAGGAGGCGCTGACGATGAGCGACCGGATCATCGTCCTCGACAAGGGCGAACTCCAGCAGTTCGGCACTCCCGAAGAGATCTACGACCGCCCCGCAAACCGATTCGTCGCGGACTTCATCGGAAGCCCCGCCATGAACTTCTTCGACGTGGAGCTGAGCGGTTCGACGCTCCTCGGAGAGGGCTTCGAGTACTCGATCCCGTCGAGCATCGCCGAGCGAATAAGCGACACGCAGGCGACGAACAGCCTCGAACTCGGCGTCCGACCGGAGGACATCTGGACGGGAGCCACGGGGGAGAACGCGATTCCCGCGACCGTCGAAGTCGTGGAGAACGCGGGCAGCGACAACTACCTCTACCTCGACATCGAGGGTCAGGAGTGCCGCGTTCGGGCCGAGAGCGACGTGAAACCGGACGTCGGCGACACGCTCCGCGTGACGTTCGATCCGTCGGACATACACCTGTTCGACACCCGAACGGGCGAGAACCTCCTCGTCGAGGAGACGGGCGTGGCGACGGTTTCCGACGAAGCGCCCGCCTGA